From the genome of Vicia villosa cultivar HV-30 ecotype Madison, WI linkage group LG2, Vvil1.0, whole genome shotgun sequence, one region includes:
- the LOC131647179 gene encoding small ribosomal subunit protein uS14z/uS14y/uS14x, whose product MGHSNVWNSHPKTYGPGSRTCRVCGNSHGLIRKYGLMCCRQCFHSNAKEIGFIKYR is encoded by the exons ATGGGTCACTCCAATGTCTGGAATTCTCACCCCAAAACCTACGGACCTGGTTCCCGCACCTG CCGTGTGTGTGGAAACTCTCATGGATTGATCAGGAAGTACGGACTCATGTGCTGCAGGCAGTGCTTCCACAGCAATGCCAAGGAAATCGGTTTCATTAAG TATCGTTGA
- the LOC131647178 gene encoding mitotic checkpoint protein BUB3.1-like, translated as MATTPVVSGRELTNPPSDGISNIRFSNHSDHLLVSSWDKTVRLYDASANVLRGEFLHGGPVLDCCFHDDSSGFSASSDNTVRRLVFATGKEDILGKHDAPVRCVEYSYAAGQLITGSWDKTLKCWDPRGAGGQERTLVGTYPQPERVYSLSLVGHRLVVATAGRHVNVYDLRNMSLPEQRRESSLKYQTRCVRSYPNGTGYALSSVEGRVAMEFFDLSEASQAKKYAFKCHRKSEAGRDIVYPVNAMAFHPIYGTFATGGCDGFVNVWDGNNKKRLYQYSKYPTSIAALSFSRDGRLLAVASSYTFEEGPKPQEQDAIYVRSVNEIEVKPKPKAFPNPTA; from the exons ATGGCCACAACACCAGTAGTGTCCGGTCGAGAGTTGACCAACCCTCCCTCAGACGGAATCTCCAACATTCGTTTCTCTAATCACAGTGATCATCTTCTCGTTTCCTCATGGGACAAG ACTGTGCGTTTGTATGACGCAAGCGCAAATGTGCTTAGAGGAGAGTTTCTCCACGGCGGACCCGTTCTTGACTGTTGCTTCCATGATGACTCTTCTGGATTTAGTGCCTCCTCCGATAACACTGTCAGACG GCTCGTTTTCGCCACAGGGAAAGAGGATATTCTCGGAAAGCATGATGCTCCGGTTCGTTGTGTTGAGTATTCTTATGCCGCAG GGCAATTGATCACTGGTAGTTGGGACAAAACCCTAAAATGTTGGGACCCTAGAGGTGCAGGCGGACAGGAGCGTACTCTTGTTGGGACATATCCACAGCCTGAGCGTGTTTACTCTCTATCTCTTGTTGGACATCGGCTTGTTGTAGCAACAGCTGGAAGACATGTTAATGTTTATGACTTGAGGAACATGTCTCTGCCTGAACAACGGAGGGAATCTTCATTGAAATATCAAACCAGATGTGTACGCAGCTACCCAAATGGAACAG GATATGCACTTAGTTCTGTTGAAGGGCGGGTTGCAATGGAATTCTTTGACCTCTCTGAAGCTAGCCAGGCAAAGAA GTATGCTTTCAAGTGTCACAGAAAATCTGAAGCTGGAAGGGATATCGTCTATCCTGTAAATGCCATGGCATTCCATCCCAT ATATGGTACATTCGCCACAGGAGGTTGTGATGGTTTTGTTAATGTATGGGACGGAAACAACAAAAAGAGGCTGTATCAGTATTCAAAGTATCCAACTAGCATTGCTGCACTCTCATTTAGCAGAGATGGCCGTCTCCTGGCTGTTGCATCAAGTTACACATTCGAGGAGGGACCCAAACC ACAAGAACAGGATGCTATCTATGTTCGCAGTGTGAATGAGATTGAGGTGAAGCCAAAACCCAAAGCCTTTCCCAATCCTACAGCTTGA